In a single window of the Helicobacter felis ATCC 49179 genome:
- the fumC gene encoding class II fumarate hydratase, protein MSYRTEHDTMGEVKVEDSKYWGAQTQRSFENFKIGVEKMPPALIRAFAKLKRSVAVVNAQLGKLDTQKSQAIVQACDEVIAGQLADMFPLAIWQTGSGTQTNMNVNEVIANRATEILGGNFREKKLIHPNDHVNMSQSSNDTFPTAMHIVSVLELHKTLLPALDKLHATLQAKSQEFKDIIKIGRTHLQDATPLTLGQEFSGYVSMLEHSKAQIMQSLEHLSELAIGGTAVGTGLNAHPQLSEKVAAELSQLTGYTFKSAPNKFHALTSHDGLTFAHGALKGLAANLMKIANDIRWLASGPRCGLGEINIPENEPGSSIMPGKVNPTQCEALTMVAVQVMGNDAAIGFAASQGNFELNVFKPVIIYNFLQSLELLADGMESFNAHCAVGITPNKEKIDHYLHYSLMLVTALNPHIGYENAAKVAKNAHKKHISLKESAEELGLVKPEDFDKFVNPANMIAPKA, encoded by the coding sequence ATGTCTTATCGCACTGAACACGACACTATGGGCGAGGTGAAGGTAGAGGATAGCAAGTATTGGGGTGCGCAAACCCAAAGGAGTTTTGAGAACTTTAAAATCGGTGTAGAAAAAATGCCCCCCGCGCTCATTAGAGCCTTTGCTAAATTAAAGCGTTCTGTAGCGGTGGTGAATGCACAACTGGGCAAATTGGATACGCAAAAATCCCAAGCGATCGTGCAAGCCTGCGATGAGGTGATCGCTGGGCAATTAGCCGACATGTTTCCCTTAGCCATTTGGCAAACCGGGAGTGGGACACAGACTAATATGAATGTGAATGAAGTGATTGCCAATCGCGCCACCGAGATTTTAGGTGGGAATTTTAGAGAAAAAAAGCTCATCCACCCCAATGACCATGTGAATATGTCCCAAAGCTCTAATGACACTTTCCCCACAGCTATGCACATTGTGAGCGTGCTAGAATTGCATAAAACCCTTTTGCCCGCGCTAGACAAACTGCACGCCACTTTGCAAGCCAAAAGCCAAGAATTTAAAGACATTATTAAAATCGGACGCACCCATCTGCAAGACGCCACTCCCCTAACTCTAGGGCAGGAATTTAGCGGGTATGTGAGCATGTTGGAGCATTCTAAAGCGCAAATTATGCAGAGTTTGGAGCATTTAAGCGAGCTAGCTATCGGGGGCACAGCGGTGGGCACAGGGCTAAATGCCCACCCCCAACTCTCTGAAAAAGTCGCCGCCGAGTTAAGCCAACTTACCGGCTACACTTTCAAAAGCGCGCCTAATAAATTCCACGCACTCACTAGCCATGACGGCCTCACCTTTGCACATGGTGCGCTTAAAGGTTTGGCGGCTAATTTGATGAAAATTGCCAATGACATTCGATGGCTAGCCAGTGGTCCGCGCTGTGGTTTGGGCGAGATCAATATCCCTGAGAATGAACCGGGGAGCTCCATAATGCCGGGCAAAGTCAATCCTACTCAGTGCGAGGCTTTGACGATGGTGGCTGTGCAGGTGATGGGTAATGACGCAGCAATCGGCTTTGCGGCCTCTCAGGGCAATTTTGAGCTCAATGTCTTTAAACCTGTGATCATCTATAATTTCTTGCAAAGCTTGGAGTTGCTTGCCGATGGCATGGAGAGTTTTAACGCCCATTGCGCGGTGGGAATCACGCCCAATAAAGAAAAAATTGATCACTATTTGCACTACTCTTTAATGTTAGTAACCGCGCTCAATCCTCATATCGGCTATGAAAACGCCGCGAAAGTAGCCAAAAACGCCCATAAAAAACACATCAGCCTCAAAGAATCCGCAGAGGAGCTAGGATTAGTCAAGCCAGAAGATTTTGACAAATTCGTCAATCCGGCCAACATGATCGCGCCTAAGGCGTGA
- a CDS encoding FixH family protein encodes MKKWHVLALACALSLGSLQAWDLKIKAKEVDTLLKSDQKPVSGNNHFTLSPTLKGKPLKGAHVKVKFSMPEMPGMPAMHENAQVKEKDGVYDVKVNLPMGGTWQIKVDIKTKEGKTYRGKGSIDL; translated from the coding sequence ATGAAAAAATGGCATGTGTTGGCGTTAGCGTGCGCCTTGAGTTTGGGGAGCTTACAAGCGTGGGATTTAAAGATCAAGGCTAAAGAGGTGGACACCCTTTTAAAATCCGATCAAAAGCCCGTGAGTGGCAATAACCATTTTACTTTAAGTCCCACTCTCAAGGGCAAACCCCTCAAAGGCGCGCATGTCAAGGTGAAATTTAGCATGCCTGAAATGCCCGGTATGCCCGCCATGCACGAAAACGCCCAAGTGAAAGAAAAAGATGGGGTTTATGATGTCAAAGTTAATCTACCTATGGGGGGTACTTGGCAAATTAAAGTAGATATTAAAACCAAAGAAGGAAAAACCTACAGAGGCAAGGGCAGTATCGATCTATGA
- the crdB gene encoding copper resistance outer membrane protein CrdB: MLFTLGGLKAWHSDTSLESVSVSASLPNKRLDLPSIYNKFLHKNAKIASLQAQIESLRAQARATARWDNPILYVGYNNADVSNFFILDSSFMQSISVGLSQKFDVNTKRHTQAQVLDLERQKKLLELQKLKQEIAIGVLTNAIQVYKNTQKIALLKEALNNLENLLYNAQHASNPDLIAIAKIEVLKSQLEIKQNDLQDALEDNKINISELTFSQSDLLSLAPQNMALDNAQELQNIMASNYDIKIARLQDTQARKNITLAKKSFLEDINVTANYLFRQRIFDMFTIGVAIPLPIYGKQSNTLQQRKQEHLVALNNIDNTINQVRHRAKKLFKKMAQLQKNLSSIETILKASGRIVQIYEKNLISASGDYNTYYNAFNDAINIKLSKIDTLSELNTTYLALENLKGLP, translated from the coding sequence GTGCTTTTTACGTTGGGGGGGCTAAAGGCGTGGCACTCAGACACTAGTCTAGAGTCTGTGAGTGTGAGTGCGTCCCTGCCAAACAAACGCCTAGACTTGCCCAGCATTTACAATAAATTTTTGCACAAGAACGCTAAAATTGCCAGCTTACAAGCCCAGATTGAGAGTTTGCGCGCCCAAGCTAGAGCTACCGCGCGCTGGGATAATCCGATTTTGTATGTGGGCTATAACAACGCCGATGTGTCTAATTTCTTTATCCTCGATTCTAGCTTCATGCAAAGTATTAGTGTTGGTTTGAGCCAAAAATTTGATGTGAATACTAAGAGGCACACCCAAGCCCAAGTGCTAGATTTAGAACGCCAAAAAAAGCTCTTGGAACTGCAAAAACTCAAGCAAGAGATCGCTATTGGCGTGCTCACCAACGCGATCCAGGTCTATAAGAACACCCAAAAAATAGCCCTATTAAAAGAAGCCTTAAATAACCTAGAGAACCTACTCTACAACGCCCAACATGCGAGCAACCCGGATTTAATCGCTATTGCCAAAATTGAAGTGCTTAAATCCCAGCTAGAGATCAAACAAAACGATTTACAAGACGCACTAGAAGACAATAAGATCAATATCAGCGAACTCACTTTTAGCCAAAGCGATCTACTCTCTCTAGCACCCCAAAACATGGCTTTAGACAACGCGCAGGAATTGCAAAATATCATGGCAAGCAATTATGACATCAAAATCGCCCGCTTGCAAGACACTCAGGCGCGCAAAAATATCACTCTAGCCAAAAAGAGTTTTTTAGAGGACATCAATGTTACGGCTAATTATCTCTTCAGACAGCGCATTTTTGACATGTTCACCATTGGGGTAGCCATTCCTCTACCCATCTATGGCAAACAGAGCAATACCTTGCAACAGCGCAAACAAGAGCACTTAGTCGCACTGAATAATATTGATAACACCATTAACCAAGTGCGCCACCGCGCTAAGAAATTGTTTAAAAAAATGGCGCAACTCCAAAAGAATCTCTCTAGCATTGAAACCATTTTAAAGGCAAGTGGGCGCATTGTGCAGATTTATGAAAAGAATTTGATCTCTGCTAGCGGGGATTACAACACCTATTACAACGCCTTTAACGATGCCATTAATATCAAGCTCTCTAAGATCGACACCCTTAGCGAGCTCAATACGACCTATTTGGCTTTAGAAAATTTAAAAGGACTTCCATGA
- a CDS encoding efflux RND transporter periplasmic adaptor subunit, with amino-acid sequence MRVIGLCVALLGMLWGAQDTIKVTLKEIAPFRQYYASLQADEQKSFTYTLRFDGYVEKLYANQTYKPIKAGQKLFSVYAPALIGVQSELLSALHFNRQVEEIKEKLRLLGVGEGEIANIIKDKKIHNRIPMRSQFNGVIFAKNIQEGGFVKSGATLYEIVDLSALYVIAQVNQEDLDFVRHMDSARARIEGIKGDFSLQLDNINPLINPQTKMLQVRFVLTNPQNLFFPNMFAKVTLYQKAQKGLVLPKEAVLVKNDKTIVFKKEDGEFELTEVKVKRNSDGSYTILEGLAQGDEVAKNALFILDADAINNGDE; translated from the coding sequence ATGAGAGTTATTGGATTATGTGTAGCTCTACTTGGCATGTTATGGGGCGCACAGGACACTATTAAGGTTACCCTTAAAGAAATCGCCCCCTTTAGGCAGTATTATGCCAGCTTGCAAGCAGACGAACAAAAGAGCTTCACCTATACCCTGCGCTTTGATGGCTATGTAGAAAAACTCTATGCCAATCAAACCTACAAGCCCATCAAGGCAGGGCAGAAACTCTTTAGTGTGTATGCGCCCGCGCTCATAGGGGTGCAAAGCGAACTACTTTCAGCCCTGCATTTCAACAGACAGGTCGAAGAGATCAAAGAAAAATTACGCTTACTGGGGGTAGGAGAGGGAGAAATCGCCAATATCATCAAAGATAAAAAAATCCACAACCGCATTCCCATGCGCTCCCAGTTTAATGGGGTGATCTTTGCTAAGAATATCCAAGAGGGGGGCTTTGTCAAGAGTGGGGCAACTCTCTATGAAATTGTAGATTTGAGCGCGCTCTATGTGATCGCCCAAGTCAATCAAGAGGATTTAGACTTTGTGCGTCATATGGACAGCGCACGCGCACGCATAGAGGGCATCAAGGGGGATTTTAGCCTACAACTAGACAATATCAACCCACTCATCAACCCTCAAACTAAAATGTTACAGGTGCGCTTTGTGCTGACTAACCCGCAAAATCTCTTTTTCCCCAACATGTTTGCTAAGGTAACTCTGTATCAAAAAGCCCAAAAAGGTCTAGTCTTGCCCAAAGAGGCGGTGTTAGTCAAAAATGATAAAACCATCGTCTTTAAAAAAGAGGATGGAGAGTTTGAACTCACAGAGGTCAAGGTCAAGCGCAATAGCGATGGGAGTTACACCATTTTAGAGGGGTTGGCTCAAGGGGATGAGGTGGCTAAAAACGCCCTCTTTATTTTAGATGCGGACGCGATCAATAACGGAGATGAGTGA
- a CDS encoding efflux RND transporter permease subunit — protein sequence MINTIISWSLKNKLIVILTVVLLFLLSLWAIKNTRLDALPDLSPTQVVVQVSYPNQSPQVVQEQAVYPLVSNFMGIADIETVRGISSYETGLIYIIFKDKVDLYFARDRVSEQMARVRLPAEVKVEMGSDATSIGWAYQYALKSKTKNLAELKTLQDFYFRYALLGVDGVSEVASIGGFEKNYEVTLNNDALIKYDLSVADVVQAIKKSNADMGGGVILENGFEKIIHAQGYTKSLKDLGEIVLKTPNLTPIKLKDIATLNLTPKPRRSVANLNGTDEVVGGVVMVRYHADTYSILGRIKEKIATLQESNPDVQIVPVYDRSELIEKGVANLIHTLIEESVIVLVIIALFLLHLRSALVVIITLPLCVCLSFLLMHFFNIEASIMSLGGIAIAIGAMVDAAIVMVENAHKYLQHTNMQDERARQSAIIKGVQQVGPAIFFALMIIVVSFLPIFNLSGQEERLFSPLAYTKTFAMLIGALLSISIVPILMIFFIKGKIREEAKNPINAFFISTYGAMLSFVLRFRFLFLALSVLGLGGLYFAYKKLNWEFIPAINEGVVMYMPVTTNAVGIDTAKTYLEKTNAIIKSLDEVKQVFGKAGRANTSTDPAALSMLETYIELKPRSEWKEQITYKQLREKLEHALQVKGLVNSWTYPIRGRIDMLLTGIRTPLGIKLYGKDPALLQSLAISMEQQLKNLPESLSVFAEKSNNGYYLNVDLRPEKLAEYNITKQNVLDMVNFGMGGSAISTLLDGVESYPISVRLKDVQRNNIESLENLYIKTPYSFVPLRTFANIYYENAPAVLKSEKGLGVHFIYIVPKNGVSSETYRQAALKALESFKLPSGYYYEFSGESQYLDEAFATLRYIVPLSIFVIFILIVFALKNTTNSLLCFLTLPFAFLGGLVFMQLMGLNLSIAALVGFLALLGVASETAIVMIIYLEDAYQHFLKEGEHTRARLKEAIMHGAVQRVRPKLMTFFSILVSLIPIMYSHGVGSEIMHAIAAPMLGGMITSVVLTLFIIPSAYFVIKSAQNFNKGDKLSNLRP from the coding sequence ATGATCAATACGATCATTTCATGGAGTTTAAAAAATAAGCTCATTGTCATCTTGACGGTGGTGTTGCTCTTCTTGCTCTCGCTATGGGCCATCAAGAACACCCGCCTAGACGCCCTGCCCGATCTCTCGCCCACGCAGGTGGTCGTGCAGGTGAGCTACCCCAACCAAAGCCCCCAAGTGGTGCAAGAACAGGCAGTTTATCCTTTGGTGTCTAATTTTATGGGGATTGCTGATATTGAAACCGTGCGTGGGATTTCTAGCTATGAAACGGGTTTGATTTACATCATCTTTAAAGACAAGGTAGATTTATACTTTGCGCGCGATCGCGTATCCGAGCAGATGGCGCGCGTGCGCCTACCCGCAGAGGTCAAGGTAGAGATGGGCAGCGATGCCACTTCCATTGGTTGGGCGTATCAATACGCGCTCAAAAGTAAAACTAAGAATCTAGCTGAGTTGAAAACCTTACAGGATTTCTATTTTCGCTACGCCTTGTTGGGGGTAGATGGGGTGAGCGAGGTCGCCAGTATTGGGGGTTTTGAGAAAAACTACGAGGTTACGCTGAATAATGACGCATTGATCAAATACGATCTAAGTGTCGCCGATGTGGTGCAAGCCATTAAAAAATCCAACGCGGACATGGGCGGGGGGGTGATCTTAGAAAATGGCTTTGAGAAGATCATCCACGCGCAAGGCTACACCAAGAGCTTAAAAGATTTGGGGGAGATTGTGCTCAAAACCCCCAATCTCACCCCCATCAAGCTCAAAGACATCGCCACGCTCAACTTAACCCCCAAGCCGCGCCGCTCGGTGGCAAATCTCAATGGCACGGACGAAGTAGTAGGCGGGGTGGTGATGGTGCGCTACCATGCCGATACCTATAGCATTTTAGGGCGCATTAAAGAAAAGATCGCCACTTTGCAAGAGAGTAACCCAGATGTGCAGATCGTGCCCGTCTATGATCGTAGCGAACTCATTGAAAAGGGGGTGGCTAATCTCATCCACACACTCATAGAAGAAAGTGTCATCGTCTTAGTCATCATCGCGCTCTTCTTATTGCACCTACGAAGCGCGCTAGTGGTGATCATCACTCTGCCCTTATGTGTGTGCTTGAGCTTTTTGCTGATGCACTTTTTTAATATTGAGGCGAGCATTATGAGCTTGGGGGGGATTGCTATTGCCATTGGGGCGATGGTGGATGCGGCGATTGTAATGGTAGAAAACGCGCATAAGTATTTGCAACACACCAATATGCAAGATGAGCGCGCGCGCCAAAGTGCGATCATTAAGGGCGTGCAACAAGTCGGACCGGCGATCTTCTTTGCCCTGATGATCATTGTGGTGTCCTTCTTGCCCATTTTCAACTTAAGCGGGCAAGAAGAGCGGCTTTTCTCCCCCCTAGCTTATACTAAAACCTTTGCGATGTTGATTGGGGCGTTGCTTTCTATTAGCATTGTGCCTATTTTGATGATCTTTTTTATCAAGGGTAAAATCCGCGAAGAGGCTAAAAACCCCATCAACGCGTTTTTTATTAGCACCTATGGGGCGATGCTCTCCTTTGTGTTGCGCTTTAGATTTCTCTTTTTAGCCCTAAGCGTGCTAGGCTTAGGGGGGCTTTACTTTGCCTATAAAAAGCTCAACTGGGAGTTTATCCCGGCCATCAATGAGGGCGTGGTGATGTACATGCCCGTAACCACGAATGCGGTAGGCATTGACACGGCTAAAACATATTTAGAAAAAACTAACGCCATTATCAAAAGCCTAGATGAGGTCAAACAGGTCTTTGGCAAAGCCGGGCGGGCAAATACCAGCACCGATCCGGCCGCACTCTCCATGCTAGAAACCTATATTGAGCTCAAGCCTAGATCGGAGTGGAAGGAGCAAATCACCTACAAGCAACTTAGAGAAAAGCTTGAGCACGCCCTACAGGTGAAAGGCTTGGTTAATTCTTGGACCTACCCCATTCGCGGCCGCATTGACATGCTCTTAACTGGGATTCGCACCCCCTTAGGCATTAAACTCTATGGCAAAGACCCCGCGCTCTTGCAAAGCCTCGCCATTAGCATGGAGCAACAACTCAAAAATCTCCCCGAGTCTCTCTCTGTCTTTGCTGAGAAGTCTAATAATGGCTATTATCTTAATGTGGATCTGCGCCCTGAAAAGCTTGCTGAATACAATATCACTAAGCAGAATGTGCTAGATATGGTGAATTTTGGCATGGGAGGTTCTGCCATTAGTACCCTTTTAGACGGGGTAGAGAGTTACCCTATCTCTGTGCGCCTTAAAGATGTGCAACGCAACAATATTGAGAGTTTAGAAAATCTTTACATCAAAACCCCCTATAGTTTTGTGCCTCTGCGCACCTTTGCTAATATTTACTATGAAAATGCCCCGGCCGTGCTCAAAAGCGAAAAGGGGCTAGGAGTGCATTTTATTTACATCGTGCCTAAAAATGGGGTGAGTTCAGAGACTTACCGCCAAGCCGCGCTTAAAGCCTTAGAGAGTTTCAAGCTCCCCAGCGGCTACTATTACGAGTTTTCCGGGGAGAGCCAATATTTAGATGAAGCCTTTGCCACTTTGCGCTACATTGTGCCCTTGAGCATCTTTGTGATTTTTATTCTCATCGTCTTTGCGCTCAAGAATACTACCAATTCCTTACTCTGCTTTCTTACTCTGCCCTTTGCCTTTTTGGGGGGGCTGGTGTTTATGCAGCTCATGGGGCTTAACTTGAGTATCGCCGCTCTAGTGGGCTTTTTAGCCCTCTTGGGTGTCGCCTCTGAAACCGCAATTGTGATGATCATCTATTTGGAGGACGCTTACCAACATTTCTTAAAAGAGGGTGAGCACACCCGCGCTAGACTCAAAGAGGCGATCATGCACGGAGCGGTGCAACGCGTGCGCCCTAAATTGATGACCTTTTTTAGTATCTTGGTCTCTTTGATCCCTATCATGTATTCGCACGGGGTAGGCTCTGAGATCATGCACGCCATCGCCGCGCCCATGCTAGGGGGGATGATCACTAGCGTGGTTTTGACCCTCTTTATCATCCCTAGCGCGTATTTTGTGATTAAAAGCGCGCAAAATTTCAACAAGGGGGATAAACTCTCAAATTTGCGCCCTTAA
- a CDS encoding outer membrane protein yields the protein MVLKKAVLVGSLCGACLLGAEESGLYVQGGFQYSNFAGRTSTDKTAIVMPDGSLPGANTLGLQTVENDKLLPYAMPTAMNGNLFGVDIQFGYRQFFGQKKHFGLRYYGIFSGQGGEFSGISSGFVNQPASNLFYGAGLDALFNFYEKNERTLGVFAGVMIGGSSWIMGKATGNASCRWPAYSRAPKITEHSCGTTMDKSWSSLAYYINGMNTGASAKFSPTFVQFIINMGFRTNLSKHQGFEFGVRIPTIDAPYFTITNTRHLNALIGGGKNSKATLAFRRNVALYWNYVYNF from the coding sequence GTGGTTTTGAAAAAAGCGGTGTTAGTTGGCAGTTTGTGTGGCGCGTGTCTGTTGGGTGCTGAAGAGAGCGGTTTGTATGTGCAGGGTGGGTTTCAATATTCAAATTTTGCTGGAAGAACGAGCACAGATAAAACAGCTATTGTAATGCCTGATGGAAGTCTTCCTGGGGCAAATACACTGGGTTTACAGACCGTTGAAAATGACAAGCTCTTACCATATGCTATGCCAACTGCTATGAATGGCAATCTTTTTGGGGTAGATATTCAATTTGGCTACAGGCAATTTTTTGGTCAAAAAAAACATTTTGGCTTACGCTACTATGGCATATTTAGCGGACAGGGGGGGGAGTTTAGTGGTATTAGTAGTGGGTTTGTTAATCAGCCTGCTAGCAATCTCTTTTATGGAGCGGGTCTAGACGCTCTTTTTAACTTCTATGAGAAAAACGAACGCACTCTAGGAGTTTTTGCCGGTGTGATGATTGGAGGAAGCTCATGGATTATGGGCAAGGCTACAGGAAATGCCAGTTGTAGATGGCCTGCTTATTCTCGTGCGCCTAAAATTACCGAGCATTCTTGTGGCACAACTATGGATAAATCTTGGAGTTCATTGGCTTATTATATCAACGGTATGAATACTGGGGCTAGTGCCAAATTTTCCCCTACTTTTGTGCAGTTTATCATCAATATGGGCTTTAGGACTAATCTAAGCAAACATCAAGGCTTTGAGTTTGGTGTGCGCATCCCTACCATCGATGCCCCTTATTTCACAATCACAAACACGCGTCATCTGAATGCCTTGATCGGAGGGGGAAAAAACTCAAAAGCTACACTCGCCTTTAGACGCAATGTAGCCCTGTACTGGAACTATGTTTATAACTTCTAG
- a CDS encoding NAD-dependent succinate-semialdehyde dehydrogenase: MNFDLLKHPFVSATPKEGFIPVVNPATLQEIAYVKSVSQEQVEQIISQAYRAQKEWAGKLALERANILLQWRALLLENLEDLARILTQEMGKPLKEARSEITYGANYLRWFAEEARRVDGDILPSVVEGQKILVLKQPIGVCAAITPWNFPSGMIARKAAPALACGCSMVVKPASQTPLSAYALEVLALRAGVPEGVISVITGDTRMISEVLCQSEWVRKLSFTGSTEVGKILVRQSANTLKKLSLELGGNAPFIVFEDANLEKAAEGILHSKFRNSGQTCVCANRIYVQKSVYEPLSSILKRKVEALKLGNGLEESTTQGPLIDSKAVVKVQEHIMDATSKGAQILSGGKPSTLGASFFEPTILTGVTQSMAVAKEETFGPLAPLFSFEHEEEVLAWANDTQYGLAAYFYTQNLARVFRVGEALEYGMVGVNSGHISTETAPFGGVKQSGMGREGSKYGIEDYLEIKYMGVKLD; encoded by the coding sequence ATGAATTTTGACCTCCTTAAACACCCCTTTGTGAGCGCGACTCCTAAAGAGGGTTTTATTCCTGTAGTCAACCCGGCCACTCTTCAAGAGATTGCCTATGTTAAAAGTGTCTCTCAAGAACAAGTTGAGCAGATCATCTCTCAAGCCTACAGGGCGCAAAAAGAATGGGCGGGCAAACTCGCCCTAGAGAGGGCCAATATTTTGCTCCAATGGCGCGCCTTGCTCTTAGAAAATTTAGAAGATTTAGCCCGCATTCTCACCCAAGAGATGGGCAAGCCCCTCAAAGAGGCGCGCTCTGAAATTACCTATGGGGCGAATTATCTGCGCTGGTTTGCCGAAGAGGCGCGCCGTGTGGATGGGGACATTCTGCCTAGCGTGGTGGAGGGGCAAAAAATCTTAGTGCTCAAACAGCCTATTGGGGTGTGTGCAGCCATCACCCCCTGGAACTTCCCCTCAGGGATGATCGCGCGCAAGGCCGCCCCTGCGCTGGCTTGTGGGTGTAGTATGGTGGTCAAACCGGCAAGCCAAACCCCCCTAAGTGCGTACGCGCTCGAAGTTCTAGCCCTGCGTGCGGGTGTGCCTGAGGGGGTGATTAGCGTCATAACAGGGGACACGCGTATGATCTCTGAGGTGCTTTGTCAAAGCGAATGGGTGCGTAAACTCAGCTTCACAGGCTCTACAGAAGTGGGCAAGATTTTAGTTAGACAGAGTGCTAACACGCTTAAAAAGCTCTCTTTGGAGCTAGGGGGTAATGCGCCCTTTATTGTCTTTGAAGACGCGAATTTAGAAAAGGCGGCTGAGGGGATTTTGCATTCCAAATTTAGAAATAGTGGGCAAACTTGCGTATGCGCCAATCGTATTTATGTGCAAAAAAGTGTGTATGAGCCCTTGAGCAGTATTTTAAAACGCAAAGTAGAAGCCTTGAAACTAGGCAATGGCTTAGAAGAATCCACCACACAAGGACCTCTTATTGACTCTAAAGCGGTGGTTAAAGTGCAAGAACATATCATGGACGCCACTAGCAAGGGCGCGCAGATTTTAAGCGGAGGCAAGCCTAGCACGCTAGGGGCAAGTTTTTTTGAGCCTACCATTTTGACCGGGGTTACTCAAAGCATGGCGGTGGCTAAAGAAGAAACTTTTGGACCTCTAGCCCCGCTTTTTAGCTTCGAGCATGAAGAAGAGGTGTTAGCATGGGCAAATGATACCCAATACGGGTTGGCGGCCTATTTTTACACCCAAAACCTTGCGCGCGTCTTTAGAGTGGGTGAGGCGTTAGAATATGGCATGGTTGGGGTAAACTCGGGGCATATTTCCACAGAAACCGCGCCCTTTGGAGGGGTGAAGCAAAGCGGCATGGGGCGTGAGGGTTCTAAATATGGCATAGAGGATTACTTAGAAATCAAATACATGGGTGTCAAGTTAGATTAA
- the gabT gene encoding 4-aminobutyrate--2-oxoglutarate transaminase: MDDLRARRMAATPRGIGIVCDWFIKEAQNATLTSTDGREFIDFAAGIAVLNVGHRHPRVIKAVQEQLEHFTHSAYQVTPYESYVELAEKINDLAPISGAKKTCFFTTGGEATENAIKIAKGHTKRYGVIAFGGAFHGRTSMAVSMTGKVSPYKAEIGAGMPGVYHAYYPNALHGVSTKDALKSLEFICKASISALDVAAIIFEPVQGEGGFNPAPLDFVQGLREFCNTHGIVLIADEVQTGFARTGKTFAMEYFSAQADLICMAKSLGGGLPISGVVGRADLMDSLSAGGMGGTYAGNPLATSAALEVLKIIHDEKLNARALELGQELMDFLNHLKKEENIPQMAQVRGLGSMVALELFEGDHPSSELAKAIQKEAMDRGLLLLTCGSYANVIRFLYPLTIPHAQFKKGLDILAQSIKQAIKSSKKAIS, from the coding sequence ATGGATGATTTGCGCGCGCGCAGAATGGCTGCCACACCTAGAGGCATCGGGATTGTGTGTGATTGGTTTATCAAAGAAGCGCAGAATGCCACGCTCACTAGCACGGATGGGCGCGAGTTTATCGACTTTGCGGCTGGAATTGCGGTTTTAAATGTGGGGCATCGCCACCCGCGCGTGATCAAAGCCGTGCAAGAGCAGTTAGAACACTTTACCCATAGTGCTTACCAAGTTACCCCCTATGAAAGTTATGTAGAATTGGCTGAAAAAATCAACGATCTAGCTCCCATCAGCGGGGCTAAGAAAACTTGCTTTTTTACCACAGGGGGCGAGGCGACAGAAAACGCCATCAAAATTGCCAAAGGGCACACCAAACGCTATGGAGTGATTGCCTTTGGGGGCGCGTTTCACGGGCGCACTTCTATGGCAGTGAGCATGACTGGCAAAGTTTCTCCCTATAAGGCTGAGATTGGCGCAGGAATGCCCGGGGTTTATCACGCCTATTATCCCAACGCCTTGCATGGGGTGAGCACCAAAGACGCGCTAAAAAGTTTAGAGTTCATTTGTAAAGCCTCTATCTCTGCTTTAGATGTGGCAGCCATCATTTTTGAGCCCGTGCAAGGAGAAGGAGGCTTTAACCCCGCCCCCCTAGATTTCGTGCAAGGCTTGCGAGAGTTTTGCAACACGCATGGGATTGTTTTAATCGCTGATGAGGTGCAAACTGGCTTTGCGCGCACGGGGAAAACTTTTGCAATGGAGTATTTTAGTGCCCAAGCCGACCTAATTTGTATGGCTAAGAGTTTAGGCGGAGGGTTGCCCATTTCAGGCGTAGTGGGGCGCGCGGATTTGATGGATTCTTTGAGCGCAGGAGGGATGGGGGGCACTTATGCGGGCAACCCATTAGCTACCAGTGCTGCCCTAGAAGTGCTTAAAATTATCCATGATGAAAAATTGAACGCGCGCGCGTTGGAGCTAGGTCAAGAGCTTATGGACTTTTTAAACCATCTCAAAAAAGAGGAAAATATCCCCCAAATGGCGCAAGTGCGGGGCTTGGGCTCTATGGTCGCCCTAGAACTCTTTGAGGGGGATCATCCCAGCTCTGAGCTAGCCAAAGCCATTCAAAAAGAAGCGATGGATCGCGGGCTTTTATTGCTCACATGCGGATCGTATGCCAATGTGATTCGCTTCCTCTACCCACTCACTATCCCCCATGCCCAATTTAAAAAAGGTTTGGACATTTTGGCCCAATCCATTAAGCAAGCTATCAAATCTTCCAAAAAGGCTATTTCATGA